From one Candidatus Hydrogenedentota bacterium genomic stretch:
- the ugpC gene encoding sn-glycerol-3-phosphate ABC transporter ATP-binding protein UgpC, translating to MARVELKNLCKTYPGGVTAVRDASLVIEDKEFVVLVGPSGCGKSTTLRMIAGLEEISGGSIYIGDTLVNDVPPKNRDIAMVFQNYALYPHMTVYKNMAFGLILRKYPKKEIEQRVRAAAEILGITELLDRRPKALSGGQRQRVAVGRAIVRQPKVFLFDEPLSNLDAKLRVQMRTEISKLHHRLQSTMIYVTHDQVEAMTMGDRIVVMLDGVIQQVAPPLELYHRPVNKFVAGFIGSPPMNMIDGRLVAENGALHFVDDGGGLRLMVPASKGDALRGHAGKPVTLGVRPEHLRENREQAERPGASLKALIEVVEPMGSEINLYLNVGGVTVTARINTDREPAVNTVHVLDVDMEAVHFFDKDTEQTIV from the coding sequence ATGGCACGGGTCGAACTGAAGAACCTCTGCAAGACCTATCCGGGCGGGGTGACGGCGGTCAGGGACGCCAGCCTGGTCATCGAGGACAAGGAGTTCGTGGTGCTGGTCGGCCCTTCGGGCTGCGGCAAGTCCACCACGCTGCGGATGATCGCCGGCTTGGAGGAGATCAGCGGCGGCTCGATTTATATCGGCGACACGCTGGTCAATGACGTGCCCCCGAAGAACCGCGACATCGCCATGGTCTTCCAGAATTACGCCCTCTACCCCCACATGACGGTGTACAAGAACATGGCCTTCGGTCTGATTCTCCGCAAATACCCCAAGAAAGAGATCGAGCAGCGCGTCCGCGCCGCGGCGGAAATCCTGGGCATCACGGAACTGCTGGACCGCCGCCCGAAGGCGCTCTCCGGCGGGCAGCGCCAGCGCGTGGCCGTGGGCCGCGCCATTGTGCGGCAGCCGAAGGTCTTCCTGTTCGACGAGCCCCTGTCCAACCTGGACGCGAAACTGCGCGTGCAGATGCGCACGGAAATCTCGAAACTGCACCACCGCCTCCAGTCCACCATGATCTACGTCACCCATGACCAGGTCGAGGCGATGACCATGGGCGACCGCATCGTGGTGATGCTCGACGGCGTCATCCAGCAGGTGGCCCCCCCCTTGGAACTGTACCACCGCCCGGTGAACAAGTTCGTCGCGGGCTTCATCGGCAGCCCGCCCATGAACATGATTGACGGGCGGCTGGTCGCCGAAAACGGCGCGCTGCATTTTGTGGACGACGGCGGCGGTCTGCGCCTCATGGTGCCCGCGTCGAAGGGGGATGCCCTGCGGGGCCATGCCGGAAAGCCGGTGACGCTCGGCGTGCGGCCCGAGCATCTCCGGGAGAACCGGGAGCAGGCGGAGCGCCCCGGCGCCAGCCTGAAGGCGCTCATCGAGGTGGTCGAGCCCATGGGCTCGGAGATCAACCTCTACCTGAACGTCGGCGGCGTCACGGTGACCGCCAGGATCAACACCGACCGCGAGCCCGCCGTGAACACGGTCCATGTCCTGGACGTGGACATGGAGGCGGTTCACTTCTTCGACAAGGACACGGAGCAGACCATTGTCTGA